A genomic window from Kineococcus endophyticus includes:
- a CDS encoding NAD(P)H-dependent oxidoreductase, with amino-acid sequence MTTAGPTPPPVPGTALWVSAHPRATSLNGRLTSAGVEALSARWDVLTSDLYAQDFDPVLRSGDVGDLAGTPGNLAEQLGHAHARGQLPDDVRAEQDKLAAAELLVLQFPLWWYGPPAVLKVWFDRVLTAGFALGDADPATGLPQRYGEGGLVGRRALLVVTAGEDPRSIGPRGISGDLESLLFPLTHGTLWYVGVEVLSLHVVHDADGLDAGGVQAEVDRLRRRLDGLASEPALPFRRLRDGEYPDRALRPDLAPGRTDLAIHRAAG; translated from the coding sequence GTGACCACCGCCGGCCCCACGCCCCCGCCCGTCCCCGGCACCGCCCTGTGGGTCAGCGCCCACCCGCGCGCCACGTCCCTCAACGGCCGCCTGACGTCCGCCGGGGTCGAGGCGCTCTCGGCCCGGTGGGACGTCCTGACCTCGGACCTGTACGCCCAGGACTTCGACCCCGTCCTGCGCAGCGGGGACGTCGGCGACCTCGCCGGGACGCCGGGCAACCTCGCCGAGCAGCTGGGGCACGCCCACGCCCGCGGGCAGCTGCCCGACGACGTCCGGGCCGAGCAGGACAAGCTCGCGGCCGCCGAGCTGCTCGTCCTGCAGTTCCCGCTGTGGTGGTACGGCCCGCCCGCGGTCCTCAAGGTCTGGTTCGACCGCGTCCTGACGGCCGGTTTCGCCCTGGGCGACGCCGACCCGGCCACGGGCCTGCCGCAGCGCTACGGCGAGGGCGGGCTGGTCGGCCGTCGGGCCCTGCTCGTCGTGACGGCGGGGGAGGACCCTCGCTCCATCGGCCCGCGCGGCATCAGCGGCGACCTCGAGAGCCTGCTGTTCCCCCTCACCCACGGCACGCTCTGGTACGTGGGCGTCGAGGTGCTCAGCCTGCACGTCGTCCACGACGCGGACGGCCTGGACGCCGGCGGCGTGCAGGCCGAGGTCGACCGCCTCCGGCGACGGCTGGACGGGCTCGCCTCCGAGCCCGCCCTGCCGTTCCGGCGCCTGCGCGACGGGGAGTACCCCGACCGCGCGCTGCGGCCCGACCTCGCCCCCGGGCGTACCGACCTCGCGATCCACCGCGCGGCCGGCTGA
- a CDS encoding TetR/AcrR family transcriptional regulator, giving the protein MQTGTRRRLSREERHAQLLETARALIREAGTDDFTLGRLAEAAGVTKPLVYDHFGDRAGVLAELYRAFEERQHATLAAALARSTPRLETVAALVAGAYVDCCLAEGRELSDVVAALAGSSVLTAVRQEAEEAYLAACRDALAPFGTLDAAAVRAVVGAGDALVRAVLDATTGEDVARTTLTRVLLAVTDPHPTPEETP; this is encoded by the coding sequence GTGCAGACCGGGACGCGCCGGCGGCTCAGCCGGGAGGAGCGCCACGCCCAGCTCCTCGAGACCGCCCGCGCCCTCATCCGCGAGGCCGGGACGGACGACTTCACCCTGGGTCGGCTGGCCGAGGCCGCGGGTGTCACCAAACCCCTGGTCTACGACCACTTCGGCGACCGGGCCGGGGTGCTGGCCGAGCTGTACCGCGCCTTCGAGGAGCGGCAGCACGCCACGCTGGCGGCCGCGCTGGCCCGCTCCACCCCGCGGCTGGAGACCGTCGCCGCGCTGGTGGCCGGCGCGTACGTCGACTGCTGCCTCGCCGAGGGGCGGGAGCTGTCCGACGTCGTCGCGGCCCTCGCCGGGTCGAGCGTGCTGACCGCGGTCCGCCAGGAGGCCGAGGAGGCGTACCTGGCGGCCTGCCGCGACGCGCTCGCCCCGTTCGGCACCCTCGACGCCGCCGCCGTCCGCGCCGTCGTGGGGGCCGGTGACGCGCTCGTGCGCGCGGTGCTCGACGCCACGACCGGCGAGGACGTCGCGCGCACCACCCTCACCCGCGTCCTGCTCGCCGTCACCGACCCCCACCCGACCCCGGAGGAGACCCCGTGA
- a CDS encoding MBL fold metallo-hydrolase, whose amino-acid sequence MSARVEHLVTSGTFSLDGQTFDVDNNVWLLGDDEQVLVLDAPHDVDAIAAAIGDRRLLAVVCTHAHDDHVRQAPALAQRFSTGEHPVPVLLHPADRPVWELTHPGVATTDLAHGQVVSVAGTDLHVLHTPGHTPGAVSLYAPDLATVFTGDTLFAGGPGATGRSFSDFGTIVESIRTVLLELPPETRVHTGHGDDTTIGDEAPHLQEWIDRGH is encoded by the coding sequence CTGAGCGCCCGGGTCGAGCACCTCGTCACGTCCGGGACCTTCTCCCTGGACGGGCAGACGTTCGACGTCGACAACAACGTCTGGCTGCTCGGCGACGACGAACAGGTCCTCGTCCTGGACGCCCCGCACGACGTGGACGCCATCGCCGCCGCGATCGGGGACCGCCGGTTGCTGGCCGTCGTCTGCACCCACGCCCACGACGACCACGTGCGGCAGGCCCCGGCGCTGGCGCAGCGGTTCTCCACCGGTGAGCACCCGGTGCCGGTCCTGCTGCACCCGGCCGACCGGCCCGTGTGGGAGTTGACGCACCCGGGCGTCGCGACGACCGACCTCGCCCACGGGCAGGTCGTCTCGGTCGCCGGCACCGACCTGCACGTCCTGCACACCCCGGGGCACACGCCCGGCGCGGTGAGCCTGTACGCGCCGGACCTGGCGACCGTCTTCACCGGCGACACCCTGTTCGCCGGCGGGCCGGGCGCGACGGGCCGGTCGTTCTCCGACTTCGGCACGATCGTGGAGTCGATCCGGACGGTGCTGCTGGAGCTGCCGCCGGAGACGCGCGTGCACACCGGCCACGGCGACGACACGACGATCGGCGACGAGGCCCCGCACCTGCAGGAGTGGATCGACCGGGGGCACTGA
- a CDS encoding S-(hydroxymethyl)mycothiol dehydrogenase, giving the protein MAWTVPAVISRTKGAPVETVDIVVPEPVAGEVVVDVAACGVCHTDLHYREGGINDDYPFLLGHEAAGTVSAVGDGVTHLAVGDPVVLNWRAVCGQCRACKRGRPQYCFATHNATQSMTLTDGTPLSPALGIGAFTPKTLVAAGQATKIDTSVLGDSWDPAVAGLLGCGVMAGIGAAVNTAPVQRGDTVAVIGCGGVGCAAVAGAVLAGARRVIAVDIDDKKLAWAQKLGATHTVNSAGLDEAGVVAAIAELTDSFGADVVIDAVGRPETWRQAFYGRDLAGTVVLVGVPTPEMTLEVPLLDVFGRGGALKSSWYGDCLPERDFPQLLELHAAGRLPLDAFVSERIGLDDVEEAFATMKSGDVLRSVVVF; this is encoded by the coding sequence ATGGCCTGGACCGTTCCCGCAGTCATCTCCCGCACCAAGGGCGCACCCGTCGAGACCGTCGACATCGTGGTGCCCGAACCCGTCGCCGGCGAGGTCGTCGTGGACGTCGCCGCGTGCGGCGTCTGCCACACCGACCTGCACTACCGCGAGGGGGGCATCAACGACGACTACCCCTTCCTGCTCGGCCACGAGGCCGCGGGCACCGTCTCGGCCGTCGGCGACGGCGTCACGCACCTCGCCGTGGGTGACCCGGTCGTCCTGAACTGGCGCGCCGTCTGCGGGCAGTGCCGCGCCTGCAAGCGGGGCCGGCCGCAGTACTGCTTCGCCACCCACAACGCGACGCAGTCGATGACGCTCACCGACGGCACCCCCCTGTCCCCCGCCCTGGGCATCGGCGCCTTCACCCCCAAGACGCTCGTCGCCGCCGGGCAGGCCACGAAGATCGACACCTCGGTGCTCGGCGACAGCTGGGACCCGGCCGTCGCGGGCCTGCTGGGCTGCGGTGTCATGGCCGGCATCGGCGCCGCCGTCAACACCGCCCCCGTCCAGCGCGGCGACACCGTCGCCGTCATCGGCTGCGGCGGCGTCGGGTGCGCGGCCGTCGCCGGCGCCGTCCTGGCCGGGGCCCGCCGCGTCATCGCCGTCGACATCGACGACAAGAAGCTGGCGTGGGCGCAGAAGCTGGGTGCCACGCACACCGTGAACTCCGCCGGTCTGGACGAGGCCGGGGTCGTCGCGGCCATCGCCGAGCTGACCGACTCCTTCGGCGCCGACGTCGTCATCGACGCCGTGGGCCGGCCCGAGACGTGGCGGCAGGCGTTCTACGGCCGCGACCTGGCCGGGACCGTCGTCCTCGTCGGGGTGCCGACGCCGGAGATGACGCTGGAGGTGCCGCTGCTCGACGTCTTCGGGCGCGGCGGGGCGCTGAAGTCGTCCTGGTACGGCGACTGCCTGCCCGAGCGGGACTTCCCGCAGCTGCTGGAACTGCACGCCGCGGGCCGGTTGCCGCTGGACGCGTTCGTGTCCGAGCGCATCGGGCTGGACGACGTGGAGGAGGCGTTCGCCACGATGAAGAGCGGCGACGTGCTGCGTTCGGTGGTGGTCTTCTGA